In one Arachis duranensis cultivar V14167 chromosome 9, aradu.V14167.gnm2.J7QH, whole genome shotgun sequence genomic region, the following are encoded:
- the LOC107464857 gene encoding protein PHYTOCHROME-DEPENDENT LATE-FLOWERING, whose amino-acid sequence MGVSFKVSKTGTRFRSKPLPAHPAPSSDGTSQNSMSISREPQSDLSVAGKNLGQMSTLSIPSEPLSLADAEASFTLNLFPDGYSIRKPFENEIANHAKYQDFPKHPYDRSSESLFLAIESGHLPADILDDIPVKYVDGALICEVRDFRRCASENGAGVVSTDMSPVVNKVCLKMSLENIVKDIPSITDKSWTYGDLMEVESKILKAVQPKLHLDPTPKLDRLCESRAPTKLNLNLGTLRRKRLRHMPEFAVTSNNEIHGRNVCTEIMPESSNSRLGDSGIVASNAILQQTLENPATQNFNPQIAMALRPKTFIPDSSVPGFSMLSNQSRYQMASAAINQSGASPASQDPMISYADNTNANASIHAKRDSQHGQTSPLSNLAKRMRHSSAGVDTMQQQPVSTHSEALQGSDMTWQNPLLPQQAMTRGIQYVSSGNQKFSQKVFEGVLNQDQGAVHLASGQHGIRLVAKEEQFEMDKLDGTEMNRSMQMETSNLDSQQLLLQQRLPQAFMRPNFPQTTWNTMGQHMEKEAKKEDQVVQKRKSIQSPRLSSGALPHSPLSSKSGELSNGSVGPSFGQSAMTAVAGASQKEKISMASVPAAVGTPPLTSNANDSAQRQHQAQLAAKRRSNSLPKTPAMNGVGSPASVGNGVPLNANSPAVGTPAMVDQGLQNMLERFSKIELVTTRLQLNLKKNKSDDYPIRKQNTYSPQHLSAFLANPNNNEGLIEETSSLSKSLIGGSMNVCKMRALSFCLPERVLQGNVVSLVPRLRIRMIMAEKPSDGTVAMHYGDIDEGDFLASEEHLPTLPNTHCADLLAKQFCSQMAREGYMKEDDRIQIMPNRVNFQAGSQSSVPPNNSVVEMQQYGDPTIGQSSNEFAKPASNSNASLNLPQNLVANPRMLPPGNPQALQMSQGLLSGVSMAPRPQQLEAQALQQQQQQLQQHTLIQQQNPQFQRSMILGTNQFPHLNAIGQNSNISLGNHMLSKSSPLQIQMLQQQQQQNQQPQMQRKMVGLGTTVGLGNMRNNIVGLGPMGNPMGMGVGRGIGGTGISAPMTSISSMGNMGQSPMNLNPASNISNAISQRLRSGSITPSQAEMLASKLRMTHNGSMLGSPQSSIAGMSGSRQIHPGSAGLMLGQSLSRSMNTLPRAVGPMGPPKLMAAGMNLYMNQQQQQLQPQQQQQQQQQLQAQQQTQQLQQQLQQQLQQQQETSSQLQAVVSPPQVSSPSTMGVPSLNQQTQQQASPQQMSQRTPMSPQQMSSGAIHALSAGNPEACPASPQLSSQTLGSVSSIANSPMDMQGVNKSNSVHS is encoded by the exons AGTGATCTCTCCGTGGCTGGCAAAAACTTGGGTCAGATGTCTACTTTGTCCATTCCATCTGAACCTCTTTCATTAGCAG ATGCGGAAGCTTCTTTCACGTTGAACCTGTTCCCAGATGGTTATTCTATTAGAAAACCCTTCGAG AATGAGATAGCAAACCATGCTAAGTATCAAGATTTTCCCAAGCATCCATATGATAGGTCATCTGAAAGCCTTTTCTTG GCTATAGAGTCAGGCCACTTACCTGCAGACATTCTGGATGATATACCTGTCAAATATGTTGATGGAGCACTTATATGTGAG GTGCGTGATTTTCGAAGATGTGCTTCAGAAAACGGGGCTGGTGTTGTGTCCACTGACATGTCTCCTGTTGTTAATAAAGTATGCCTCAAGATGTCATTAGAGAATATTGTGAAGGACATCCCATCTATCACTGATAAGTCTTGGACATATGGTGATCTAATG gAAGTTGAATCGAAGATACTGAAAGCTGTACAACCGAAACTTCATCTAGATCCTACTCCAAAGCTAGATCGGCTGTGTGAAAGTAGAGCTCCCACAAAG CTTAATTTGAATCTGGGCACTTTGCGGAGAAAACGATTAAGGCATATGCCAGAGTTTGCTGTTACTTCTAATAATGAAATCCATGGTAGGAATGTATGCACGGAAATAATGCCTGAAAGCTCAAATAGCAGGTTGGGTGATTCAGGTATCGTTGCGTCTAATGCCATTTTGCAGCAGACCCTTGAAAATCCAGCAACGCAAAATTTTAATCCACAAATTGCTATGGCCTTGAGACCCAAGACTTTCATACCAGATTCCTCTGTCCCAGGATTTTCTATGTTGTCTAATCAATCAAGGTATCAAATGGCATCTGCTGCTATTAATCAATCTGGGGCATCTCCTGCTTCACAGGATCCCATGATTTCATATGCTGATAATACAAACGCAAATGCCTCTATTCATGCAAAACGGGATAGTCAACATGGACAAACATCACCTTTATCCAATCTTGCAAAAAGAATGAGGCATTCTTCCGCAGGTGTTGACACAATGCAACAGCAGCCAGTTAGCACACATTCTGAAGCTCTTCAAGGATCGGATATGACCTGGCAGAATCCATTATTGCCACAACAAGCAATGACCAGAGGTATTCAGTATGTGAGCAGTGGTAATCAGAAATTTTCCCAGAAGGTATTTGAAGGGGTGCTGAATCAAGATCAGGGGGCTGTTCATTTGGCTTCTGGTCAGCATGGTATCAGATTAGTTGCAAAGGAAGAACAGTTTGAAATGGATAAATTAGATGGCACAGAAATGAACCGCAGTATGCAAATGGAGACAAGCAATCTAGATTCCCAACAGTTGCTGCTTCAGCAACGGTTGCCACAGGCATTCATGAGACCGAATTTCCCTCAGACAACCTGGAATACTATGGGTCAGCATATGGAGAAAGAAGCGAAAAAAGAGGACCAGGTTGTTCAGAAAAGGAAGTCAATACAGAGTCCTCGTTTATCTAGTGGGGCATTACCTCATTCgccattatcttcaaaatcaGGAGAACTTTCGAATGGTTCAGTTGGACCAAGTTTTGGACAATCTGCAATGACAGCTGTAGCTGGTGCATCACAAAAGGAGAAGATATCAATGGCTTCAGTTCCTGCTGCTGTTGGAACACCACCTTTGACTTCTAATGCTAACGATTCTGCACAAAGACAACACCAGGCACAACTGGCTGCCAAACGGAGATCTAATTCCCTTCCCAAGACCCCAGCAATGAATGGAGTTGGTTCTCCGGCTAGTGTTGGTAATGGGGTTCCATTGAATGCAAATAGTCCTGCAGTTGGTACCCCTGCTATGGTTGATCAAGGTCTTCAAAATATGCTTGAAAGGTTCTCAAAAATTGAACTGGTCACAACAAG GCTTCAACTGAACTTAAAGAAGAACAAGTCTGATGATTATCCCATAAGAAAGCAGAATACATATTCACCTCAGCATTTGTCAGCTTTTCTTGCCAATCCAAACAATAATGAAGGATTGATAGAGGAAACAAGTTCTTTGTCAAAGTCGCTTATAGGTGGAAGTATGAATGTGTGCAAAATGAGAGCTTTAAGTTTCTGCTTGCCGGAGCGTGTACTCCAAG GAAATGTTGTCTCTTTAGTTCCCAGGTTACGAATTAGGATGATAATGGCTGAGAAGCCATCTGATGGTACCGTGGCTATGCATTATGGGGACATTGATGAGGGGGATTTCCTAGCCTCAGAGGAACATCTCCCCACATTACCCAACACT CATTGTGCGGATTTGCTTGCAAAACAGTTCTGCTCCCAG ATGGCACGTGAAGGATATATGAAGGAAGATGACCGAATCCAAATCATGCCAAACCGGGTAAACTTTCAAGCAGGAAGTCAATCTAGTGTACCTCCGAATAACTCTGTAGTTGAAATGCAGCAATATGGAGACCCAACTATTGGTCAATCATCCAATGAATTTGCAAAACCGGCTAGTAACAGTAATGCCTCTTTAAACTTACCTCAGAATCTTGTGGCAAACCCAAGGATGCTACCACCTGGAAACCCTCAGGCCTTACAGATGTCACAAGGACTTCTCTCTGGTGTTTCAATGGCACCAAGACCACAGCAGCTGGAGGCACAAGCACTACAGCAGCAGCAACAGCAGCTACAACAGCACACCCTCATTCAACAGCAGAATCCTCAATTCCAGAGGTCTATGATTCTAGGAACAAATCAATTTCCACACTTAAATGCAATTGGCCAGAACTCCAACATATCATTGGGTAATCACATGCTCAGCAAGTCTTCACCTCTACAAATTCAGATGTTACAGCAGCAACAGCAACAGAACCAACAGCCGCAAATGCAAAGGAAAATGGTGGGATTGGGAACAACTGTGGGTTTGGGTAACATGAGAAATAACATAGTTGGGCTTGGACCCATGGGTAATCCTATGGGAATGGGAGTGGGTCGAGGTATAGGAGGAACTGGAATCTCTGCACCAATGACATCCATTTCTAGCATGGGAAATATGGGTCAGAGCCCAATGAATCTTAATCCAGCCTCAAATATTTCGAATGCAATAAGCCAACGGTTAAGGTCTGGAAGTATTACTCCGTCACAGGCTGAAATGTTGGCATCGAAGCTTCGAATGACACATAATGGAAGCATGTTAGGGTCTCCTCAGTCTAGCATAGCTGGCATGTCAGGCTCCAGACAAATTCACCCTGGTTCTGCTGGTCTTATGTTGGGTCAATCTCTGAGTAGGAGTATGAATACACTTCCACGAGCTGTCGGACCTATGGGTCCACCTAAGCTGATGGCAGCAGGGATGAATCTTTATATGAatcagcagcagcagcaacttCAACCccaacagcagcagcaacagCAACAGCAGTTGCAAGCACAACAGCAAACGCAGCAACTACAACAGCAACTTCAGCAACAATTACAGCAGCAACAAGAAACAAGTTCGCAATTGCAGGCAGTTGTTTCACCTCCACAGGTAAGCTCACCATCTACGATGGGAGTTCCATCACTGAATCAACAAACTCAGCAGCAAGCAAGCCCACAGCAAATGAGTCAACGAACTCCAATGAGCCCACAGCAGATGAGCTCAGGGGCAATTCATGCTTTGAGTGCTGGCAATCCAGAAGCTTGTCCAGCTAGTCCACAGTTGAGCTCACAGACGCTAGGGTCTGTCAGCAGTATAGCAAACTCACCTATGGACATGCAAGGTGTTAACAAGAGCAATTCTGTCCACAGTTGA